A DNA window from Drosophila pseudoobscura strain MV-25-SWS-2005 chromosome 2, UCI_Dpse_MV25, whole genome shotgun sequence contains the following coding sequences:
- the spg gene encoding dedicator of cytokinesis protein 3 isoform X1, with amino-acid sequence MWIPSNNKYGVAIHNWHGDVRFGLSLDVGDSVDIVEECTHWYRGSCPRKSRAVGLFPKTYIHIKDLSKIDPVVAECTQVLREWSEIWKRLYVDREAYKFQTLRKVMFSILESRRELLSATMTQDQTLELQMMVVSKIDWGNRKLGLDLVPREGPLAVDPHGIGIVKLYNVHVSSADNAKASSSRGTLRRKTPRKILTHHLYFCMRDFGHRIGGDDAEVYFFLYDGSRMRPLSERFLVKISRDGFSNYIEKLHSNCAVFTDLGAADLNEDLHLVAVVMRVGKIIQSDSIKKIEKSGSHGTGPTYRRPFGVGVLSLADIAHFDSSLEQASPASEEREYNFKLYQSEEKDFHLLPELMIKKSSGKYSPIQTGNQSTQGIVVSLKLLHGGLGQARQEQPLLFQGSTITRKMGFPDVIMPGDVRNDLFLSLERGEFERGGKNTGKNILVTVVVLDVAGNVLTDCLWGASGMDAQPQYRSMILYHQNAPSWNEMLRLSVPIDKFATAHVRFEFRHCSTRDKTEPKLFAFSFARLMETGGATLGDGQHELYVYKCEDPAKLQASNYLRLQCRPRDAQAKMDCGGCFSRSSKEVFVLRSLLCSTKLTQNADLLSLLQWRAHPDTIQDSLTGVLRLNDEELVKFLQDVLDALFAMFSNEEGNSTQHSGLVFHVLVSIFSLLQSNKFQHFRPVMNEYIENHFAAALVYKGLITSVEHMAVFMTKAEHPDPFQKCFGSLEYIFKLLIQSRRLFARATGGQYEDSFRRDLHSLFTALNGMLAVPSYDVIIPTQEALLNSTGVVLEQLKDTLPAPELGMLARNMLDAIPRGAPIRLIQAKLHAVKDLVSGELFHEDDSRTVVLSVACKHLRMHLSRRDELRLCAEILSEILSQLFDLQREQREKVTNTLQHDLDSLCKNILGILIRTISIIMEGSNAVLPQLVSCLLGLLQLLDETHYKRYWDELSPNHKDPRDLKEFLSKSLLVYEELLTQDWHVFPNDWLVMKLAANDVLRMSLEEFAKPLVYRFLGAQAFDSQLWWSYFSLAVSFLTQPSLQLEQYREPKRLKILHSHGDMRVLMGFQILSMWSQLGEQKLHFIPSMVGPFLEVTLVPEPALRKATLSVFYDMMQCEQQAARGSFRLVESELIDKLDLLISENKGDDEYRELFSTMEHLSLVLLEKVQVENPNWKDAGIAFIGSVTRLLERLLDYRSVMQGEENRDKRMTCTVNLLNFYKNEINRKEMYLRYIYKLHNLHLQAENYTEAGFTLKLYASMLSWDRETQSFAPFDNSGQPEWQRKERLYHEILKYFDKGKCWEKGIPLCKELAQLYETRRFDYNKLSEILIQEAKFFQNILTQLRPEPEYFRVGFYGMGLPLFVRNKQFVYRGLEYERIGAFTQRLQTEFPSAQILGNNSPPDGAILNAPDQYIQISNVRPMGDAQALKTAMVPVPEKIARFYEVNDVTRFIYDRPMYKGPIDKDNEFKSLWIERTILDIASPLPGILRWFEVKQKSVQELTPVEYACEIISNAGKELSELIVQYRRDPKRNINPFSMRLQGTIDANVMGGISKYQEAFFSDQFLKSPQGAGQQANVQRLKALILEQIQILEQALELHGQLAPSGVQPLHNRLLERFSQLKQSLSGMGRLKRQHSDSIVNTPLPPLPTEQRTAQAAASSSSSSQNANPNANYVYELDEIYTRPGDTVRPVDPLNSYQTLSKESLTIPLDESVAAPPVPNRPRSQNFVVNGGGGAMMDSPEVPPKRQPAVNSPNAPPLPPRGITPDKRASNPMIFNDFGGGDGVGRRHSSQQQQHGQKYAVVDISFDDPEADQQPHSLPPNFQDGGGGHLNVCFVPNDFRDSGISTTSSRELNNMNLNNLSEDSSSISAASTVHHREHCRISSNGSLDMHATVPSMNITQRESSTSSFDVEDMPVPPPPIPPKSLGVSSNGVLASEEALVLALAHSSNPNTQAYTQLNHSQNQNHSINNHHYHHQTLGQQLQQNGDDEGDGYSSLQHQPINGVAVAPALASAPLPSAVEAAVTSTGTGTNTSTITAPPASALTSSLASSHQHDGGTF; translated from the exons atGTGGATACCATCGAACAACAAATACGGAGTTG CCATCCACAACTGGCATGGCGATGTCCGCTTCGGCCTGTCTCTGGATGTGGGCGACTCCGTGGACATTGTGGAGGAGTGCACGCACTGGTATCGCGGCTCCTGTCCGCGCAAATCCCGTGCCGTTGGTCTCTTCCCCAAGACGTACATACACATCAAGGATCTGTCAAAGATCGATCCCGTGGTGGCCGAATGCACGCAGGTCCTACGCGAATGGTCCGAGATCTGGAAGCGTCTCTATGTG GACCGCGAGGCCTACAAATTTCAGACCCTGCGCAAAGTAATGTTTTCCATATTGGAGAGTCGTCGGGAACTGTTGAGTGCCACCATGACCCAGGATCAGACACTGGAGCTGCAAATGATGGTGGTTTCCAAAATCGACTGGGGAAATCG GAAACTGGGACTGGATCTGGTGCCGCGCGAGGGTCCCCTGGCCGTGGATCCGCATGGCATTGGGATCGTCAAGCTGTACAATGTCCACGTGAGCAGTGCGGACAATGCCAAGGCCTCGTCG AGTCGCGGCACCTTGAGGCGAAAGACCCCACGGAAGATACTCACCCATCATTTGTACTTTTGCATGCGAGACTTTGGCCATCGCATCGGCGGCGATGATGCGGAGGTCTACTTCTTCCTCTACGACGGTAGCCGCATGCGGCCGCTGTCCGAACGATTTCTGGTCAAGATCTCCAGAGATGGTTTCTCCAATTACATCGAAAAGTTGCACAGCAATTGCGCGGTCTTTACGGATTTGG GTGCCGCCGATCTCAATGAGGATCTCCATTTGGTGGCCGTTGTGATGCGGGTGGGAAAGATCATTCAGTCGGACTCCATCAAGAAGATCGAGAAGAGCGGCAGCCACGGCACTGGGCCCACCTATCGTCGACCCTTTGGCGTGGGCGTCCTATCCCTGGCGGACATTGCGCACTTCGACAGCAGTCTGGAGCAGGCCTCCCCCGCCTCCGAGGAGCGGGAGTACAACTTCAAGCTGTACCAGAGCGAGGAGAAGGACTTCCATCTGCTGCCAGAGCTGATGATCAAGAAGTCCAGTGGCAAGTACTCCCCCATCCAGACGGGCAATCAGAGTACCCAGGGCATTGTGGTGTCCTTGAAGCTGTTGCACGGCGGACTGGGCCAGGCGCGCCAGGAGCAGCCGCTGCTCTTCCAGGGCTCCACTATCACACGGAAGATGGGATTCCCCGATGTCATTATGCCGGGCGATGTGCGCAACGATCTGTTCCTCTCGTTGGAGCGAGGGGAATTCGAGCGCGGCGGCAAGAACACGGGCAAGAACATCCTCGTGACGGTTGTGGTGCTGGATGTGGCGGGCAATGTGCTCACCGACTGCCTGTGGGGTGCCTCGGGGATGGACGCCCAGCCGCAGTACCGCTCGATGATTCTGTACCATCAGAATGCCCCCAGTTGGAACGAAATGCTGCGCCTGAGTGTGCCCATCGATAAGTTTGCCACCGCCCATGTGCGGTTCGAGTTCAGGCACTGCTCGACGAGGGACAAGACGGAGCCGAAGCTGTTTGCCTTCAGCTTTGCGCGGCTAATGGAGACGGGCGGCGCCACCCTGGGCGATGGCCAGCACGAGCTGTATGTGTACAAGTGCGAGGATCCCGCCAAGCTGCAGGCCTCCAACTACCTGCGACTGCAGTGCCGCCCCAGAGACGCGCAGGCCAAGATGGACTGCGGGGGATGCTTCAGTCGCAGCTCCAAGGAAGTCTTTGTCCTGCGctcgctgctctgctccacGAAGCTAACACAGAACGCGGATCTGCTCTCGCTGCTTCAGTGGCGTGCGCATCCCGACACCATACAAGACTCGCTGACGGGAGTGCTGCGCCTGAACGACGAGGAGCTCGTGAAGTTCCTGCAGGACGTGCTCGACGCCCTGTTCGCCATGTTCTCCAACGAGGAGGGCAACAGCACCCAGCACTCGGGTCTGGTTTTCCACGTCCTCGTGAGCATCTTCAGTCTGCTGCAGAGCAACAAGTTCCAGCACTTTCGACCCGTGATGAACGAGTACATCGAGAATCACTTTGCGGCCGCTCTCGTCTACAAGGGCCTCATCACGTCCGTGGAGCACATGGCCGTCTTTATGACCAAGGCAGAGCATCCGGACCCGTTCCAGAAGTGCTTCGGCTCGTTGGAGTACATCTTCAAGCTGCTGATCCAATCACGGCGTCTTTTCGCGCGCGCCACCGGCGGCCAGTACGAGGACTCGTTCCGCCGGGACCTCCATTCGCTGTTCACGGCCCTCAATGGGATGCTGGCGGTGCCCTCGTACGATGTCATCATACCCACACAAGAGGCGCTGCTTAACTCGACGGGCGTGGTCCTGGAACAGTTGAAGGACACGCTGCCAGCCCCAGAGCTGGGCATGCTGGCGCGTAATATGCTGGACGCGATACCGCGTGGTGCTCCAATACGTTTGATTCAGGCCAAGCTGCATGCGGTCAAGGATCTGGTGTCCGGCGAGCTTTTTCACGAAGATG ATTCCCGCACTGTGGTGCTGTCGGTGGCCTGCAAGCACCTGCGCATGCATCTCAGTCGTCGCGATGAGCTGCGCCTGTGCGCCGAAATTCTCTCGGAGATTCTCAGCCAGCTGTTCGACCTGCAGCGCGAGCAGCGGGAGAAGGTCACCAACACACTGCAGCACGATCTGGACTCGCTGTGCAAGAACATACTCGGCATTCTGATACGCACCATCAGCATCATTATGGAGGGCTCCAATGCGGTGCTGCCGCAGCTGGTGTCCTgcctgctggggctgctgcagctgctcgatGAGACGCACTACAAACGCTACTGGGACGAGCTCAGTCCCAACCACAAGGACCCGCGCGACCTCAAGGAGTTCCTCAGCAAGTCCCTGCTGGTGTACGAGGAGCTGCTTACCCAGGACTGGCACGTCTTCCCCAACGATTGGCTCGTGATGAAGCTGGCCGCCAACGATGTGCTACGCATGTCGCTCGAGGAGTTTGCCAAACCTCTGGTCTATCGCTTCCTCGGTGCCCAGGCCTTCGATTCGCAGCTGTGGTGGAGCTACTTCAGTCTCGCGGTCTCCTTCCTCACGCAACCgtcgctgcagctggagcagtACCGAGAGCCCAAGAGGCTCAAGATCCTCCACTCGCATGGGGATATGCGCGTCCTAATGGGCTTCCAGATCCTGAGCATGTGGTCGCAGTTGGGCGAACAGAAGCTCCACTTCATACCCTCGATGGTGGGGCCCTTTCTGGAGGTCACTCTAGTGCCAGAGCCGGCACTGAGAAAGGCAACCCTTTCGGTCTTTTACGACATGATGCAGTGCGAACAG CAGGCGGCGCGCGGCTCCTTCCGCCTGGTGGAGAGCGAACTCATCGACAAGTTGGATCTGTTGATCAGCGAGAACAAAGGCGACGACGAGTACAGGGAGCTCTTCAGTACCAT GGAACATCTCAGCTTGGT CTTGCTGGAGAAGGTCCAAGTGGAGAATCCAAACTGGAAGGATGCCGGCATTGCGTTTATTGGTTCCGTCACACGACTCCTGGAGCGACTGCTCGACTATCGCAGTGTGATGCAGGGCGAGGAGAATCGCGACAAGCGCATGACCTGCACTGTGAATCTCTTGAACTTTTACAAAAACGAAATCAATCGCAAAGAGATGTATCTGAG ATACATTTACAAGCTACACAACCTGCACTTGCAGGCAGAAAACTACACGGAGGCTGGCTTCACCCTCAAGTTGTATGCTTCCATGTTGTCTTGGGATCGGGAGACCCAGAGCTTTGCCCCCTTCGACAATAGCGGCCAACCAGAGTGGCAGCGAAAAGAGCGACTATACCATGAG ATCCTCAAATATTTCGACAAGGGCAAATGCTGGGAGAAGGGCATTCCGCTATGCAAAGAGCTGGCGCAACTCTACGAAACGCGCCGCTTTGACTACAACAAACTGAGCGAAATACTCATTCAGGAGGCCAAGTTCTTTCAGAATATCTTAACGCAGCTTCGACCCGAGCCGGAATACTTTCGAGTGGGTTTCTATGGCATGGGTCTGCCGCTGTTTGTGAGG AACAAACAGTTTGTGTATCGCGGCCTCGAGTACGAGCGTATCGGTGCCTTTACGCAGCGCCTGCAAACGGAGTTTCCCAGTGCCCAGATTCTGGGTAACAATAGTCCACCCGATGGCGCCATTCTGAATGCACCCGATCAGTATATACAGATCAGTAATGTCCGGCCCATGGGCGATGCTCAGGCCTTGAAGACGGCCATGGTGCCGGTACCGGAGAAAATAGCCCGTTTCTACGAGGTGAATGATGTGACAAGATTCATCTACGACCGACCCATGTACAAGGGACCCATTGACAAGGACAACGAGTTCAAGTCGCTGTGGATAGAGCGCACGATCCTGGATATAGCCAGTCCGCTTCCGGGGATTTTGCGCTGGTTCGAGGTCAAGCAGAAGTCGGTGCAGGAGCTGACGCCCGTGGAATATGCCTGTGAGATCATCAGTAATGCGGGAAAGGAGCTGTCCGAGCTGATTGTCCAGTACAGACGCGATCCCAAGCGGAATATCAATCCGTTCTCGATGCGCCTGCAGGGTACCATCGATGCCAATGTGATGGGCGGCATCAGCAAGTACCAGGAGGCCTTTTTCTCGGATCAGTTCCTCAAGTCGCCCCAGGGCGCCGGCCAGCAGGCGAATGTGCAGCGCCTGAAGGCTCTGATACTCGAACAAATCCAAATTCTGGAGCAGGCACTGGAGCTGCATGGACAGTTGGCTCCCAGCGGCGTTCAGCCGCTGCACAATCGCCTCCTGGAGAGATTCTCACAGCTGAAGCAGAGTCTTTCGGGCATGGGTCGCCTCAAGCGTCAGCATTCGGACAGCATCGTGAacacgccgctgccgcctctACCCACGGAGCAGCGCACGGCGCAGGCTGCAGcgtcttcctcctcctccagccaGAATGCCAATCCCAATGCCAACTATGTCTACGAGCTGGATGAGATCTACACGAGACCAGGCGACACTGTGCGGCCCGTCGATCCCCTGAATTCGTATCAGACGCTGAGCAAGGAGAGCCTCACCATACCGCTGGACGAGAGTGTTGCGGCACCTCCAGTGCCCAATCGGCCGCGATCGCAGAACTTTGTAGTcaacggaggaggaggagccatgATGGACAGTCCAGAGGTGCCGCCCAAGCGGCAGCCGGCAGTCAACTCCCCAAACGctccgccgctgccgcccCGAGGAATTACGCCGGACAAGCGAGCATCGAATCCCATGATTTTCAACGATTTTGGAGGCGGCGATGGCGTCGGCCGTCGTCACTcatcccagcagcagcaacatggcCAGAAGTACGCCGTGGTAGACATCAGCTTCGACGATCCCGAGGCGGATCAGCAGCCGCACTCGTTGCCGCCCAACTTCCAGGATGGCGGCGGTGGACATCTGAATGTCTGCTTTGTCCCAAACGATTTCCGCGACTCGGGCATCTCGACGACCAGCTCGCGGGAGCTGAACAACATGAATCTCAATAATCTCAGCGAGGACTCGTCTTCGATTTCGGCGGCCAGTACGGTGCATCATCGCGAGCACTGCCGCATCAGCTCCAACGGAAGCCTGGACATGCATGCCACGGTCCCCTCGATGAATATCACACAACGGGAGAGCTCGACGAGTTCGTTTGACGTTGAGGATATGCCGGTGCCACCGCCGCCCATTCCGCCTAAATCGTTGGGGGTCTCCAGCAATGGAGTGCTGGCCAGCGAAGAGGCACtggtactggcactggcacactCATCCAATCCCAACACACAAGCTTACACACAACTCAATCACagtcagaatcagaatcattCCATAAAcaatcatcattatcatcatcaaaCGCTgggccagcagctgcagcagaatgGCGATGACGAGGGCGATGGCTATAGCTCATTGCAACACCAGCCGATCAacggagtggcagtggctccAGCCCTAGCCTCAGCACCATTGCCGTCTGCTGTCGAGGCCGCAGTTACATcaacaggcacaggcacaaacACCAGCACAATCACAGCCCCACCGGCATCCGCATTGACATCTTCATTGGCATCTAGTCACCAGCACGATGGCGGCACTTTTTGA